TGTCTCTTCTTTGTATTTGTTGCTCAAATACGGAATAACGTTTCCGCCAGCGATAACCGGCAAAGCCAGAGAAAACGTATTAGCGTTTTTGATTGGGATTAAGTCGGCCATTGTTTTACACAATGGCTCCGGAACTGGATTCGCCTGCAAGGCATGCGGGATCTTTTCATTTAGAACCGCGTGAATGTACGAATCCAACGCCGAGATAGCGGCTACTACTGCCGACCGAGGGAGCCAGAGAAGATCTTCATTCTGTGCGTCCAGTCTGCCACGAGCACCGAGCCCTCTTGCTCGTCGCAACTCGGCGTACATCGACAACAGGCTGTCTGCCGCCTGTACGCTAACCTGAAAGTCAGTATCTGCTGTCATGGCTTTCAACAATGCATCGACGGACCCGTATAAGCGGCCGAAATCGGTGGCGGGTCCGCATATGCCGCCGGCATTTCTTCGATTCGGCCATGAAAATCGGGCTCTGCTCCAGTGACTTGTTGAGCCGGCCTTGGTTCATGGTTTTTTATGCGGTTCCGCACAAGACGCCGTCTCTCTTCAGAGCCCACCCACTTTCCGGCAGGGCGGGAACGGGACACATGACCGTGTCGGACAAGTCCATGCTGCC
The Gammaproteobacteria bacterium DNA segment above includes these coding regions:
- a CDS encoding HEPN domain-containing protein, which codes for MTADTDFQVSVQAADSLLSMYAELRRARGLGARGRLDAQNEDLLWLPRSAVVAAISALDSYIHAVLNEKIPHALQANPVPEPLCKTMADLIPIKNANTFSLALPVIAGGNVIPYLSNKYKEETLSFLSYQSPDKIIAGYALIGYEDIFTRVSAIWPGPNSTSNDIKRQLANYVKRRNQIAHEGDRDQHGQARHMQPRYARDCKEFVANLVSRLNRVVYGI